Proteins encoded together in one Micromonospora auratinigra window:
- a CDS encoding multicopper oxidase domain-containing protein codes for MLRLDRGRWQRLSAVPLAAAVVAVLVVPGPDRVAASPAAGLECRSSADNAFDLTATGGYAAMPDGNTIYMWSYASGGGEFQLPGPTLCVASGAKVTVVLHNGLPEATSITFPGQAQVLADGRPAQPETDPAGTLTSLTTTAGANGGTVTYTFTAGPPGTYLYQSGTDVQKQVQMGLYGALVVRPAGHPDRENDRADSAFDPDHEYLYLLGEIDPDLHLAVERRRAYDFTKYTARYFTINGRSMPDTIAPNHADWLPAQPYGALIHIRPYDPVGNPRPALIRYLNAGSVAYPFHPHGSDEQLISRDGRPAQGPGGQDLSFSNFLVDVAPGQTVDTLMLWKDAEHWNPDANPIPVPLPSLQDQIVGPGPETWFAENPYLGGAPGELPPGVVQNNQCGEYYHVAHSHALEQATNYGASFGGMMTLIRIDPPAGCPA; via the coding sequence ATGCTTCGTCTCGACCGCGGCCGGTGGCAGCGGCTGAGCGCGGTGCCGCTCGCCGCGGCCGTCGTCGCCGTGCTCGTCGTCCCCGGACCCGACCGGGTGGCCGCCAGCCCCGCCGCCGGCCTGGAGTGCCGCAGCTCCGCCGACAACGCCTTCGACCTCACCGCCACCGGCGGGTACGCGGCCATGCCGGACGGCAACACCATCTACATGTGGAGCTACGCCTCCGGTGGCGGGGAGTTCCAGCTGCCCGGCCCCACGCTCTGCGTGGCCTCCGGGGCGAAGGTCACCGTCGTGCTGCACAACGGCCTGCCGGAAGCCACCTCGATCACCTTCCCCGGGCAGGCGCAGGTGCTCGCCGACGGCCGGCCGGCCCAACCCGAGACCGACCCGGCCGGCACCCTCACCTCACTGACCACCACCGCCGGCGCCAACGGCGGCACGGTCACCTACACCTTCACCGCCGGCCCGCCCGGCACCTACCTCTACCAGTCCGGCACCGACGTGCAGAAGCAGGTGCAGATGGGCCTCTACGGGGCGCTGGTGGTGCGCCCGGCCGGGCACCCGGACCGGGAGAACGACCGGGCCGACTCGGCGTTCGACCCGGACCACGAGTACCTCTACCTGCTCGGCGAGATCGACCCGGACCTGCACCTGGCCGTCGAGCGCAGGCGGGCGTACGACTTCACGAAGTACACGGCGCGCTACTTCACCATCAACGGGCGCAGCATGCCGGACACCATCGCGCCCAACCACGCCGACTGGCTGCCGGCCCAGCCGTACGGGGCGCTGATCCACATCCGCCCGTACGACCCGGTGGGCAACCCGAGACCGGCGCTGATCCGCTATCTCAACGCCGGCTCGGTGGCCTACCCGTTCCACCCGCACGGCAGCGACGAGCAGCTGATCTCCCGGGACGGCCGGCCCGCGCAGGGACCCGGCGGGCAGGACCTGTCGTTCTCCAACTTCCTCGTCGACGTGGCCCCGGGGCAGACCGTGGACACCCTGATGCTCTGGAAGGACGCCGAGCACTGGAACCCGGACGCCAACCCGATCCCGGTGCCGCTGCCCTCCCTCCAGGACCAGATCGTGGGGCCCGGGCCGGAGACCTGGTTCGCGGAGAACCCGTACCTCGGCGGCGCTCCCGGCGAGCTGCCGCCGGGCGTGGTGCAGAACAACCAGTGCGGCGAGTACTACCACGTCGCGCACAGCCACGCGCTGGAACAGGCCACCAACTACGGGGCGAGCTTCGGCGGCATGATGACGCTGATCCGCATCGACCCGCCCGCCGGGTGCCCGGCGTGA
- a CDS encoding multicopper oxidase domain-containing protein gives MRPSRTPRLLAGIAAALLALGPAPARAAAPPVALPTGRAPATLAGDPAPPQGVLPQTGCRLDGGTASCELWARPGTVVLPGAPAPVPIWGFAGTDTAPATLPGPVLVVDQGQRVTITLHNGLADALALAFPAVTGLVPDRTGAAPGGTRDYTFTAARPGTYLYEAGHTALGARQVAMGLVGALVVRAPAVGGRPSAYGDAASVYDDEAVLVLTEVDPAFNAAPLTYDMRAYAPKYRLINGKAFPETDVVATDVGRRVLLRYVAAGVQPHPMTLLGLDQAVVGQDARPAAYPEAAVTVPLQPGQAVDAVVAVPTGPDGRRFALLESGGRLNNAGQRYGGTVTGVSPQQAFGGMLTFLDTNPPADSGDHVGPTAGNVRATPNPASVRDAVTVTADFTDARNGNSVVDRAEAVVDDLRVAEGTGVPFTATGFGAGPTVTGATAALPADLLTTLTQGRHTIWVRGHDAAGNWGVVGSTTLNLAVTGAVTTGVTVTPNPSAGTGDLALTASGDDSGLGGTVTAAEWFVDTTGDNGTGTPLTLANPGAAVTAESGTVPAVVAAALAEGRHTVLVHTRDSFDLWGPYAAADLVVDRTVPTLVSGAVDPALSDGRTGSASDPTDLRVNAAFTDPAGGGVHSAVAAAEGFLDTGGADGTGFTFVALDGSFNSGTENTYGLLPLTELTGVPDGVHQVLVHARDSAGNWGPLAAVTFTLDRAGPVVSAVTATPNPTARAATLTLSATATDAASAVTAAEWYEGTDPGAGHGHPMTVGGTSVATTVALNGFSAGSHTLRVRARDALGNWGTPGAATVVVDPPNAIFADAFTTGTGAWSRVVGTVSAGAGQLVAGTVGYVVDDTPAAERTVHTRADVTLGTFNPQTAVVTVQQLTNAAGAAVAVVQYRRNGGTNQFRLGLLRPAGWTYTGWVAANGGTVRLDWASATAGSATLKVGTVTVGTLTGDTSAQTVESAALGLVVRTAATTGSLSFDNYASTRYTAP, from the coding sequence ATGAGACCGAGCCGTACGCCTCGGCTGCTCGCCGGGATCGCGGCCGCGCTGCTGGCGCTCGGCCCGGCCCCGGCGCGGGCCGCGGCCCCGCCCGTGGCGCTGCCCACCGGGCGGGCACCGGCCACGCTGGCCGGCGATCCGGCCCCGCCGCAGGGCGTGCTGCCGCAGACCGGCTGCCGCCTCGACGGCGGCACCGCGAGCTGCGAGCTGTGGGCCAGGCCCGGCACGGTGGTACTGCCCGGCGCCCCCGCCCCGGTGCCGATCTGGGGCTTCGCCGGCACCGACACGGCGCCGGCCACCCTGCCCGGTCCGGTGCTCGTGGTCGACCAGGGCCAGCGGGTGACGATCACCCTGCACAACGGCCTCGCCGACGCGCTCGCGCTGGCCTTCCCGGCGGTCACCGGGCTCGTTCCGGACCGCACCGGGGCCGCGCCCGGCGGCACCCGGGACTACACCTTCACGGCCGCCCGCCCCGGCACCTACCTGTACGAGGCCGGGCACACCGCCCTCGGCGCCCGGCAGGTCGCCATGGGCCTGGTCGGGGCGCTGGTGGTCCGGGCCCCGGCGGTCGGCGGGCGGCCCAGCGCGTACGGGGACGCGGCGTCGGTCTACGACGACGAGGCGGTGCTGGTGCTCACCGAGGTGGACCCGGCCTTCAACGCCGCCCCGCTCACGTACGACATGCGCGCCTACGCCCCGAAGTACCGGCTGATCAACGGCAAGGCGTTCCCGGAGACCGACGTGGTGGCCACCGACGTCGGCCGTCGGGTGCTGCTGCGGTACGTCGCCGCCGGGGTGCAGCCGCACCCGATGACCCTGCTCGGCCTGGACCAGGCGGTCGTCGGGCAGGACGCCCGGCCGGCCGCGTACCCGGAGGCGGCGGTGACCGTGCCGCTGCAACCCGGGCAGGCGGTCGACGCCGTGGTGGCCGTCCCGACCGGCCCCGACGGGCGGCGCTTCGCGCTGCTGGAGTCCGGCGGCCGGCTCAACAACGCCGGCCAGCGCTACGGCGGCACCGTCACCGGGGTGAGCCCGCAGCAGGCCTTCGGCGGCATGCTCACCTTCCTGGACACCAACCCGCCGGCGGACAGCGGCGACCACGTCGGTCCCACCGCCGGCAACGTGCGGGCCACCCCGAACCCGGCGAGCGTGCGGGACGCGGTGACCGTCACCGCCGACTTCACCGACGCCCGCAACGGCAACTCGGTGGTGGACCGGGCCGAGGCGGTCGTCGACGACCTGCGCGTCGCGGAGGGCACCGGGGTGCCGTTCACCGCCACCGGCTTCGGCGCCGGCCCCACCGTCACCGGGGCCACCGCCGCCCTCCCCGCCGACCTGCTCACCACCCTCACCCAGGGCCGGCACACCATCTGGGTACGCGGCCACGACGCGGCCGGCAACTGGGGTGTGGTCGGCAGCACCACCCTGAACCTCGCGGTCACCGGCGCGGTCACCACCGGGGTGACCGTCACCCCGAACCCGAGCGCCGGCACCGGTGACCTCGCCCTCACCGCCTCCGGCGACGACTCCGGCCTCGGCGGCACCGTCACCGCCGCCGAGTGGTTCGTGGACACCACCGGCGACAACGGCACCGGCACCCCGCTCACCCTGGCCAACCCGGGCGCGGCGGTGACCGCCGAGTCCGGCACGGTCCCGGCCGTGGTGGCCGCCGCCCTCGCCGAGGGCCGGCACACCGTGCTGGTGCACACCCGCGACTCGTTCGATCTGTGGGGCCCGTACGCGGCGGCCGACCTGGTGGTGGACCGGACCGTGCCGACCCTGGTCTCCGGCGCGGTCGACCCCGCCCTCAGCGACGGCCGCACCGGGTCCGCGTCCGACCCGACCGACCTGCGCGTCAACGCCGCCTTCACCGACCCGGCCGGCGGCGGGGTGCACTCGGCGGTCGCCGCCGCGGAGGGCTTCCTCGACACCGGCGGCGCGGACGGCACCGGCTTCACCTTCGTCGCCCTCGACGGCTCGTTCAACAGTGGCACCGAGAACACCTACGGGCTGCTGCCGCTGACCGAGCTGACCGGCGTCCCCGACGGGGTCCACCAGGTGCTGGTGCACGCCCGCGACAGCGCCGGCAACTGGGGCCCGTTGGCCGCGGTCACCTTCACCCTGGACCGCGCCGGCCCGGTGGTGTCGGCGGTCACCGCCACCCCGAACCCGACCGCCCGGGCGGCCACGCTCACCCTGAGCGCCACCGCCACCGACGCGGCCTCCGCGGTCACCGCCGCCGAGTGGTACGAGGGCACCGACCCCGGTGCCGGCCACGGCCACCCGATGACGGTCGGCGGCACGAGCGTCGCCACCACGGTGGCCCTCAACGGCTTCAGCGCCGGCAGCCACACCCTGCGGGTCCGGGCCCGCGACGCGCTGGGCAACTGGGGTACGCCCGGCGCGGCCACCGTCGTCGTCGACCCGCCGAACGCCATCTTCGCCGACGCCTTCACCACCGGCACCGGCGCCTGGTCGCGGGTGGTCGGCACGGTGTCGGCCGGCGCCGGTCAGCTGGTCGCCGGCACCGTCGGGTACGTCGTCGACGACACCCCCGCCGCCGAGCGCACCGTGCACACCAGGGCGGACGTCACCCTCGGCACCTTCAACCCGCAGACCGCCGTGGTGACGGTGCAGCAGTTGACCAACGCCGCCGGCGCGGCGGTGGCCGTGGTGCAGTACCGGCGCAACGGCGGCACCAACCAGTTCCGCCTCGGGCTGCTGCGCCCGGCCGGCTGGACGTACACCGGCTGGGTGGCCGCGAACGGCGGCACCGTACGGCTGGACTGGGCCTCGGCCACCGCGGGGTCGGCCACCCTCAAGGTCGGCACCGTCACCGTGGGCACGCTCACCGGCGACACCAGCGCCCAGACGGTGGAGTCGGCGGCGCTGGGCCTGGTGGTCCGCACCGCCGCCACCACCGGCTCGCTGAGCTTCGACAACTACGCGTCCACCCGCTACACCGCACCCTGA
- the prfH gene encoding peptide chain release factor H, translated as MSVHLLISAGRGPQECAWAVARLLDRLTADATAQGVAARRVEAVPGERPGTYRSVLLRISGPDASTFAASWTGTLCWQAPSPYRAGNGRRNWYVTARPCRVDSPDTDFREADVEFVACRTGGPGGQHRNKASTAVRATHRPTGLVVVVDTERQLGLNRRLAVALLRRRVEEGDEAARRAVTTARRRVHDELVRGDPVRVERPADGTPTGRAPGRPATAARRRRGTPPARTP; from the coding sequence ATGAGCGTGCACCTGCTGATCTCCGCCGGACGGGGCCCGCAGGAGTGCGCCTGGGCGGTCGCGCGGCTGCTGGACCGCCTGACGGCCGACGCCACCGCGCAGGGCGTGGCCGCACGCCGGGTCGAGGCGGTGCCGGGCGAGCGGCCGGGGACCTACCGGTCGGTGCTGCTGCGGATCTCCGGGCCGGACGCGTCGACGTTCGCCGCGTCGTGGACCGGCACGCTCTGCTGGCAGGCGCCCAGCCCGTACCGGGCGGGCAACGGGCGCAGGAACTGGTACGTCACCGCCCGGCCGTGCCGGGTCGACAGCCCGGACACCGACTTCCGGGAGGCCGACGTGGAGTTCGTCGCCTGCCGTACCGGGGGGCCCGGCGGTCAGCACCGCAACAAGGCGAGCACCGCGGTGCGGGCCACCCACCGCCCCACCGGCCTGGTGGTGGTGGTCGACACCGAACGGCAGCTCGGCCTCAACCGGCGACTCGCCGTGGCGTTGCTGCGGCGGCGGGTCGAGGAGGGCGACGAGGCGGCCCGCCGGGCCGTCACCACGGCCCGCCGGCGGGTCCACGACGAACTGGTCCGGGGCGACCCGGTGCGGGTCGAGCGACCGGCGGACGGTACGCCGACGGGCCGGGCGCCCGGCCGGCCCGCCACCGCCGCCCGGCGGCGGCGAGGCACACCCCCAGCGCGAACACCGTGA
- a CDS encoding RNA ligase RtcB family protein, translated as MSQHPTRPATVSVFASPTSWIESDALRQCEQVAALDGMRHVAAMPDLHPGKGAPIGAAMASTLLYPFLVGSDIGCGIAVFPIRLRRAVPEKLAARFPDLDRALDPERDADDPAWAVLTGDVPAGHLDALGTVGRGNHFVELARVGAVLDAGHAGRLGLAAGELVLVVHSGSRGLGEQILRAHTETHGAGPAPDPDAYLARHDEAVRWGSLNRRLLAARVAHALGAEPTEPIVDQCHNLVEVRDGGYLHRKGAAPGDGRDVLVAGTRGTPSFLVAAHAGPDANHSVAHGAGRKMSRADALRRGRAKHTVEELRRTAVGSVVVCGERQLLFEEAPGAYKRIEQVIDDLVAHRLATPVASTVPLVTYKTPDAGPASRPQRRDDRRGRGRR; from the coding sequence TTGTCCCAGCACCCCACCCGGCCGGCCACCGTTTCCGTGTTCGCCTCCCCCACCAGTTGGATCGAGTCCGACGCCCTGCGCCAGTGCGAGCAGGTCGCCGCCCTCGACGGCATGCGCCACGTCGCCGCCATGCCGGACCTGCACCCGGGCAAGGGTGCCCCGATCGGCGCGGCCATGGCGTCGACCCTGCTCTACCCGTTCCTGGTCGGCTCCGACATCGGGTGCGGCATCGCCGTGTTCCCGATCCGGCTCAGGCGGGCCGTACCGGAGAAGCTCGCCGCACGCTTCCCCGACCTGGACCGGGCCCTGGACCCCGAGCGCGACGCCGACGACCCGGCCTGGGCCGTGCTGACCGGCGACGTCCCGGCCGGTCACCTCGACGCCCTCGGTACGGTCGGGCGGGGCAACCACTTCGTCGAGCTGGCCCGGGTCGGGGCGGTGCTCGACGCCGGTCACGCCGGCCGGCTCGGGCTCGCCGCGGGCGAGCTCGTGCTCGTCGTGCACAGCGGCTCCCGAGGGTTGGGCGAGCAGATCCTGCGGGCCCACACCGAGACGCACGGCGCGGGACCCGCCCCGGACCCGGACGCGTACCTGGCCCGGCACGACGAGGCCGTGCGCTGGGGCTCGCTCAACCGGCGGCTGCTGGCCGCCCGGGTCGCCCACGCGCTCGGCGCGGAGCCGACCGAGCCGATCGTCGACCAGTGCCACAACCTGGTGGAGGTCCGCGACGGCGGCTACCTGCACCGCAAGGGCGCCGCGCCGGGCGACGGCCGGGACGTGCTCGTCGCCGGCACTCGGGGCACCCCCTCCTTCCTGGTGGCCGCCCACGCCGGCCCGGACGCCAACCACTCCGTGGCGCACGGCGCGGGCCGCAAGATGTCCCGGGCCGACGCGCTGCGCCGGGGCCGGGCCAAGCACACCGTCGAGGAGCTGCGCCGCACCGCGGTGGGATCGGTGGTGGTCTGCGGCGAGCGGCAGCTGCTCTTCGAGGAGGCACCGGGCGCGTACAAGCGGATCGAGCAGGTGATCGACGACCTCGTCGCGCACCGGCTGGCGACCCCGGTCGCCTCCACCGTGCCGCTGGTCACCTACAAGACGCCCGACGCCGGGCCGGCGTCCCGGCCGCAGCGGCGCGACGACCGGCGCGGGCGGGGCCGGCGATGA
- a CDS encoding FBP domain-containing protein: protein MHPLDEKIIRASFVNCSKGEASRIRLPAGFADGAVPWDDLDFLGWTDPGAPLRALLVVPGENGPTGVVLRRPEERRSNVARSSMCRICLTEHTASGVALFVAPLAGAAGRNGNTVGEYICADLACSLYVRGRRQPKMRLVPRAETLTLPERIDRAMANLTAFTRRVVAG from the coding sequence GTGCATCCACTCGACGAGAAGATCATCCGCGCGTCCTTCGTCAACTGCAGCAAGGGCGAGGCCAGCCGGATCCGGCTGCCCGCCGGCTTCGCCGACGGGGCGGTGCCCTGGGACGACCTCGACTTCCTCGGTTGGACCGACCCGGGCGCCCCGCTGCGGGCCCTGCTGGTCGTGCCGGGCGAGAACGGACCGACCGGCGTGGTGCTGCGCCGGCCCGAGGAACGCCGGTCGAACGTGGCGCGGTCGAGCATGTGCCGGATCTGCCTCACCGAGCACACCGCGTCGGGGGTGGCGCTCTTCGTCGCGCCGCTGGCCGGGGCCGCCGGGCGCAACGGCAACACCGTCGGTGAGTACATCTGCGCCGACCTGGCCTGTTCGCTGTACGTGCGGGGCCGACGGCAGCCGAAGATGCGGCTGGTGCCCCGCGCGGAGACCCTGACGCTGCCGGAGCGGATCGACCGGGCGATGGCGAACCTGACCGCGTTCACCCGGCGGGTCGTCGCCGGCTGA
- a CDS encoding MOSC domain-containing protein, protein MRLTAVHVHPVKSLGGVAVDRATVEPWGLRHDRRWLVLHPDGGVLTARTEHRMLGVTAAPAPGGITLTGCDGGTLTVPEPTDGVPVPAGMSRLDTVRLAGDDAHHWLSGQLRRPVRLGWLDDPRRRPVSADHGGRPGDPLNLSDAGPLLLTTLPSLRRLDEWIVEGAAERGEPAPAALPMARFRPTVVVDGPVEPFAEDGWRTVRIGAVDFRFAERCDRCQLTLIDPVTFTTGREPIRTLARHRRHDGRTWFGVRLIPLGTGEIGIGDEVDAG, encoded by the coding sequence ATGCGTCTGACCGCCGTGCACGTCCACCCGGTGAAGTCCCTCGGTGGCGTCGCGGTCGACCGGGCCACCGTGGAGCCGTGGGGCCTGCGCCACGACCGGCGGTGGCTCGTCCTGCACCCCGACGGTGGTGTCCTGACCGCGCGCACCGAGCACCGGATGCTGGGCGTCACGGCCGCGCCGGCACCCGGTGGGATCACCCTCACCGGGTGCGACGGCGGCACGCTCACCGTGCCGGAGCCGACCGACGGCGTACCGGTCCCGGCCGGGATGTCCCGGTTGGACACCGTACGACTGGCCGGCGACGACGCCCACCACTGGCTCTCCGGGCAGCTCCGGCGGCCGGTGCGGCTGGGCTGGCTCGACGACCCGCGCCGCCGGCCGGTCTCCGCCGACCACGGGGGCCGTCCGGGTGATCCGCTGAACCTCTCCGACGCCGGTCCGCTGCTGCTCACCACGCTGCCGTCGCTGCGTCGGCTCGACGAGTGGATCGTCGAGGGCGCCGCCGAACGCGGCGAGCCAGCACCGGCGGCCCTGCCGATGGCCCGGTTCCGACCCACCGTGGTCGTCGACGGACCGGTCGAGCCGTTCGCCGAGGACGGCTGGCGCACGGTGCGCATCGGCGCGGTGGATTTCCGCTTCGCCGAGCGCTGCGACCGGTGTCAGCTCACCCTGATCGACCCGGTGACCTTCACCACCGGCAGGGAGCCGATCCGTACCCTGGCCCGGCACCGCCGCCACGACGGCCGCACCTGGTTCGGGGTGCGGCTGATCCCGCTGGGCACCGGTGAGATCGGGATCGGCGACGAGGTCGACGCCGGCTGA
- a CDS encoding DUF3027 domain-containing protein, which translates to MTDAARPGSAEGRPWSGDDAGHNDACHQRWRQRLRRDTGGPGYREKWYDEQCGGCRYWIALRGELGRDYGACTHPGSAHDGQVRFEHDGCPVFTERADGSFG; encoded by the coding sequence GTGACCGACGCCGCCCGGCCGGGGAGCGCCGAGGGCCGGCCGTGGAGCGGCGACGACGCCGGGCACAACGACGCCTGCCACCAGCGGTGGCGGCAGCGACTCCGCCGCGACACGGGCGGCCCCGGCTACCGGGAGAAGTGGTACGACGAGCAGTGCGGCGGGTGCCGGTACTGGATCGCGCTGCGGGGCGAGCTGGGCCGTGACTACGGTGCCTGCACCCACCCCGGGTCTGCGCACGACGGTCAGGTCCGCTTCGAGCACGACGGCTGCCCGGTGTTCACCGAGCGGGCGGACGGCAGCTTCGGCTGA
- a CDS encoding LacI family DNA-binding transcriptional regulator, with product MSADDERRVTITAIAREAGVSVPTVSRVLNGRSDVAPDTRERVEELLRHHGYRRRGSRTVRRADLLDLVFPDLDSPWAVEIIRGVEDVGHAAGVGTVVSAIHRRSTSTRQWLQNLRSRASDGVIVVTSHLTSPVQAQLRRLNVPIVVVDPAGTTTTDVPTIGATNWAGGMAATEHLLALGHRRIGFVAGPSDLLCSRARLDGYRAALERAGVPLDDRLVQPGDFYHAAGFAGGAALLELDDPPTAIFAASDQMAFGVYEAVRRRGLRVADDVSVVGFDDLPEARWASPPLTTVRQPLVEMGRLAARTVLRLSQGEEIESPRIELATELVVRDSSAAYR from the coding sequence GTGAGCGCGGACGACGAGCGCAGGGTGACGATCACCGCGATCGCACGGGAGGCCGGCGTCTCGGTGCCCACCGTGTCCCGCGTGCTCAACGGACGCTCCGACGTCGCCCCCGACACCCGGGAACGGGTCGAGGAGCTGCTGCGCCACCACGGCTACCGGCGGCGCGGCAGCCGCACGGTTCGCCGGGCCGACCTGCTCGACCTGGTCTTCCCCGACCTGGACAGCCCGTGGGCGGTGGAGATCATCCGTGGGGTGGAGGACGTCGGGCACGCCGCCGGAGTGGGCACCGTGGTCTCGGCGATCCACCGGCGGTCCACCTCCACCCGGCAGTGGCTGCAGAACCTGCGCTCGCGGGCCTCCGACGGGGTCATCGTGGTGACCTCGCACCTGACCTCGCCGGTGCAGGCCCAACTGCGCCGGCTCAACGTGCCGATCGTGGTGGTCGACCCGGCCGGCACGACCACCACCGACGTGCCGACCATCGGCGCCACCAACTGGGCCGGTGGCATGGCCGCCACCGAGCACCTGCTGGCGCTCGGTCACCGCCGGATCGGTTTCGTGGCCGGCCCGTCCGACCTGCTGTGCAGCCGGGCCCGGCTGGACGGCTACCGGGCCGCGCTGGAGCGGGCCGGGGTGCCGCTGGACGACCGGCTGGTGCAGCCCGGCGACTTCTACCACGCCGCCGGGTTCGCCGGGGGCGCCGCGCTGCTGGAGCTCGATGACCCGCCCACCGCCATCTTCGCGGCCAGCGACCAGATGGCCTTCGGCGTGTACGAGGCGGTGCGGCGACGTGGGCTGCGGGTGGCCGACGACGTCAGCGTGGTCGGCTTCGACGACCTGCCCGAGGCGCGCTGGGCGTCACCGCCGCTGACCACCGTGCGGCAGCCGCTGGTCGAGATGGGCCGGCTCGCCGCCCGTACCGTGCTGCGACTGTCCCAGGGCGAGGAGATCGAGTCGCCCCGGATCGAGCTCGCCACCGAGCTGGTGGTGCGGGACTCCTCCGCCGCGTACCGCTGA